Proteins found in one Lycium ferocissimum isolate CSIRO_LF1 chromosome 6, AGI_CSIRO_Lferr_CH_V1, whole genome shotgun sequence genomic segment:
- the LOC132060532 gene encoding non-specific lipid-transfer protein 1-like produces the protein MDRSIFISGLVVLALIIAISSVNGNDLCPNTIVKLLPCRGFLMGKGDISVPCCNGVKGLMKMATSDDDLKLQNMCECLKKEALAIGVIQERAKQIPELCNINLSIPIDPNVDCKKLKTSSSTEEFKLKNYKNTGIMAFRRPNYNHHSYHSIPHKKPLIVN, from the exons atggaTCGTTCAATTTTTATTTCCGGGTTGGTGGTTTTAGCTCTAATTATTGCAATTAGTTCTGTTAATGGAAACGATCTATGCCCTAATACCATTGTTAAGCTTTTGCCATGCAGAGGTTTTTTAATGGGAAAGGGTGATATTAGTGTCCCTTGTTGCAATGGTGTTAAGGGATTAATGAAAATGGCTACATCTGACGATGATTTGAAGCTTCAAAATATGTGTGAATGTCTCAAGAAAGAAGCTTTGGCTATTGGAGTAATTCAAGAAAGAGCTAAGCAAATTCCTGAACTTTGCAACATCAATCTTTCTATTCCTATTGATCCTAATGTGGATTGCAAAAA ATTAAAAACTTCATCATCAACTGAAGAGTTCAAGCTGAAGAATTACAAGAATACTGGGATCATGGCTTTCAGAAGACCAAATTATAATCATCATAGTTACCATTCAATCCCTCATAAGAAACCTCTAATTGTCAATTAA
- the LOC132058825 gene encoding uncharacterized protein LOC132058825, protein MEEAEAGMLQANKEALCSYSINENSAEIKKIKSALAWVFLDQSNIWRAGLSWSFFFLLTIAIPLVSHFVFACFSCDSMHQRPFDALVQVSLSLFATLSFLSLSTFARKYGIRKFLFLDKLYENSEKVQRGYTQQLHRSMKILSAFVLPSFIAESIYKIWWFASGGTQIPYLYNAALSNIFVCILLISSWLYRISISFLVCVLFRLICSLQILRLEEFAQVFEKESDVSSIMMEHLRIRRTLRIISHRFRVFILSTLILVTISQFLALLLTTEPSSTLSIFTAGELALSSITLVTGLFMCLRSAAKITHKAQAVTSLAAKWHACATISTFDEMNDETPTAQIATPQAVYPINSSSDEEGDGDDVLDNTNMFPIHASTISYQKRQALVSYFEHNKAGITVYGFMLDRTWLHTIVAIQLSLTLWILNKTIGIS, encoded by the exons ATGGAAGAAGCTGAAGCAGGGATGTTGCAAGCTAACAAAGAAGCACTTTGTTCATATTCAATAAATGAAaattctgctgaaatcaagaaGATTAAATCAGCTCTAGCATGGGTTTTTCTTGATCAATCAAATATATGGAGAGCTGGTCTTTCTtggtcattttttttccttctaacaATTGCTATACCATTAGTATCACACTTTGTGTTTGCCTGTTTCAGTTGTGATTCTATGCATCAAAGGCCTTTTGATGCTCTTGTTCAAGTGTCTTTATCACTTTTTGCAACCTTATCATTTCTCAGTCTTTCTACCTTTGCTAGAAAATATGGGATTAGAAagtttttgtttcttgataaaTTGTATGAAAATAGTGAAAAGGTTCAACGAGGATACACTCAACAGCTTCAT AGGTCGATGAAGATCCTATCAGCTTTTGTTCTCCCTTCTTTTATTGCTGAGAGTATTTACAAGATATGGTGGTTTGCCTCAGGGGGAACTCAAATTCCTTACTTGTACAATGCTGCTTTGAGCAATATCTTCGTATGCATTTTGTTAATAAGCTCCTGGCTCTACCGGATATCAATTTCCTTCCTTGTATGTGTCCTATTCCGGTTAATATGCTCCCTGCAGATCCTTAGACTGGAAGAGTTTGCTCAAGTTTTCGAGAAAGAATCTGATGTCTCATCGATCATGATGGAACATCTCAGAATCAGAAGAACTCTTCGCATCATTAGCCATCGATTCAGAGTTTTCATTTTGTCAACTCTCATACTAGTTACCATAAGTCAGTTTCTTGCCCTGCTTCTTACAACTGAGCCTAGCTCCACTTTGAGCATCTTTACAGCGGGTGAACTTGCG TTGAGCTCAATTACTCTGGTAACTGGACTTTTCATGTGCTTACGTAGTGCAGCAAAGATCACACACAAAGCACAAGCCGTAACATCTCTTGCTGCCAAATGGCATGCTTGTGCGACAATCAGCACCTTCGATGAGATGAACGATGAGACTCCCACGGCTCAGATTGCGACACCTCAGGCGGTATACCCTATCAATTCCAGCAGCGATGAGGAAGGAGACGGAGATGATGTGTTGGACAACACAAATATGTTTCCGATTCATGCCAGTACGATATCTTACCAAAAGAGACAAGCACTAG TGTCATACTTCGAGCACAACAAAGCTGGAATCACGGTGTATGGCTTCATGTTAGATCGGACGTGGCTTCATACGATTGTTGCAATTCAGCTGTCTCTTACACTCTGGATACTCAATAAGACAATTGGTATCTCGTAA
- the LOC132058826 gene encoding ubiquinol oxidase 4, chloroplastic/chromoplastic isoform X1 yields MAISISSMGFGTSVSSYSCLKVKSFENPSFLCNSKSPFGLNSLFSLKNSYGSSKGSFSRKSCRVRATLLQENEEEVVVEKSFAPKSFPGNAGGESNGETPDDSSSNGLEKWVIKVEQSINILLTDSVIKILDTLYHDRNYARFYVLETIARVPYFAFISVLHAYESFGWWRRADYIKVHFAESWNEMHHLLIMEELGGNAWWFDRFLAQHIAIFYYFMTVFMYALSPRMAYHFSECVESHAYETYDKFIKDQGEELKKLPAPKIAVSYYTGGDLYLFDEFQTSREPNTRRPKIDNLYDVFMNIRDDEAEHCKTMKACQTHGSLRSPHTNLCDESEDDPGCPVPQADCVGIVDCIKKSVADP; encoded by the exons ATGGCGATTTCTATTTCTTCTATGGGTTTTGGAACTTCAGTTTCTTCATATTCTTGTTTAAAAGTTAAGAGTTTTGAGAATCCATCATTTTTGTGCAATTCCAAGAGCCCATTTGgtttaaattctttattttcacTTAAGAATTCTTATGGATCTTCAAAGGGTTCCTTCTCAAG GAAATCATGCAGGGTTCGAGCAACGTTATTACAagagaatgaagaagaagtgGTTGTGGAGAAATCTTTTGCACCTAAGAGTTTTCCTGGTAATGCGGGAGGGGAGAGTAATGGGGAGACACCCGATGATTCGTCCTCTAATGGTCTAGAAAAATGGGTTATAAAGGTTGAACAGTCTATCAATATCTTACTCACG GATTCGGTGATAAAGATTCTTGACACTTTGTACCATGACCGAAACTATGCGAGGTTTTATGTTCTGGAAACAATTGCAAGAGTTCCTTATTTTG CATTTATATCGGTTCTTCACGCTTATGAGAGCTTTGGCTGGTGGAGAAGAGCAGATTATATAAAGGTGCATTTTGCTGAAAGCTGGAATGAGATGCACCATTTGCTCATTATGGAA GAATTAGGGGGAAATGCTTGGTGGTTTGATCGATTCCTTGCGCAACATATAGCTatattctattatttcatgACAGTCTTTATGTATGCTTTGAGCCCAAGAATGGCAT ATCATTTCTCTGAATGTGTGGAGAGCCATGCATACGAGACTTACGATAAATTCATCAAGGATCAAGGAG aggaattgaagaaattgcCTGCTCCAAAGATTGCCGTGAGCTACTACACGGGAGGTGACTTGTATTTGTTTG ATGAATTCCAAACTTCGCGAGAGCCTAATACTCGGAGACCAAAAATAG ATAATTTGTACGACGTATTCATGAACATTAGAGATGACGAAGCTGAGCATTGTAAGACCATGAAAGCCTGTCAAACTCATGGGAGCCTTCGCTCTCCGCACACAAATCTATGCGATGAGTCTGAAGATGATCCAGGGTGTCCCGTGCCTCAGGCTGATTGTGTAGGTATCGTGGATTGTATAAAGAAATCTGTCGCTGATCCTTAA
- the LOC132058826 gene encoding ubiquinol oxidase 4, chloroplastic/chromoplastic isoform X2, which produces MAISISSMGFGTSVSSYSCLKVKSFENPSFLCNSKSPFGLNSLFSLKNSYGSSKGSFSRVRATLLQENEEEVVVEKSFAPKSFPGNAGGESNGETPDDSSSNGLEKWVIKVEQSINILLTDSVIKILDTLYHDRNYARFYVLETIARVPYFAFISVLHAYESFGWWRRADYIKVHFAESWNEMHHLLIMEELGGNAWWFDRFLAQHIAIFYYFMTVFMYALSPRMAYHFSECVESHAYETYDKFIKDQGEELKKLPAPKIAVSYYTGGDLYLFDEFQTSREPNTRRPKIDNLYDVFMNIRDDEAEHCKTMKACQTHGSLRSPHTNLCDESEDDPGCPVPQADCVGIVDCIKKSVADP; this is translated from the exons ATGGCGATTTCTATTTCTTCTATGGGTTTTGGAACTTCAGTTTCTTCATATTCTTGTTTAAAAGTTAAGAGTTTTGAGAATCCATCATTTTTGTGCAATTCCAAGAGCCCATTTGgtttaaattctttattttcacTTAAGAATTCTTATGGATCTTCAAAGGGTTCCTTCTCAAG GGTTCGAGCAACGTTATTACAagagaatgaagaagaagtgGTTGTGGAGAAATCTTTTGCACCTAAGAGTTTTCCTGGTAATGCGGGAGGGGAGAGTAATGGGGAGACACCCGATGATTCGTCCTCTAATGGTCTAGAAAAATGGGTTATAAAGGTTGAACAGTCTATCAATATCTTACTCACG GATTCGGTGATAAAGATTCTTGACACTTTGTACCATGACCGAAACTATGCGAGGTTTTATGTTCTGGAAACAATTGCAAGAGTTCCTTATTTTG CATTTATATCGGTTCTTCACGCTTATGAGAGCTTTGGCTGGTGGAGAAGAGCAGATTATATAAAGGTGCATTTTGCTGAAAGCTGGAATGAGATGCACCATTTGCTCATTATGGAA GAATTAGGGGGAAATGCTTGGTGGTTTGATCGATTCCTTGCGCAACATATAGCTatattctattatttcatgACAGTCTTTATGTATGCTTTGAGCCCAAGAATGGCAT ATCATTTCTCTGAATGTGTGGAGAGCCATGCATACGAGACTTACGATAAATTCATCAAGGATCAAGGAG aggaattgaagaaattgcCTGCTCCAAAGATTGCCGTGAGCTACTACACGGGAGGTGACTTGTATTTGTTTG ATGAATTCCAAACTTCGCGAGAGCCTAATACTCGGAGACCAAAAATAG ATAATTTGTACGACGTATTCATGAACATTAGAGATGACGAAGCTGAGCATTGTAAGACCATGAAAGCCTGTCAAACTCATGGGAGCCTTCGCTCTCCGCACACAAATCTATGCGATGAGTCTGAAGATGATCCAGGGTGTCCCGTGCCTCAGGCTGATTGTGTAGGTATCGTGGATTGTATAAAGAAATCTGTCGCTGATCCTTAA